One genomic region from Diabrotica undecimpunctata isolate CICGRU chromosome 9, icDiaUnde3, whole genome shotgun sequence encodes:
- the LOC140450530 gene encoding uncharacterized protein, translating into MSDTDSADELANTPLTLPKKRSKKGHLSVDVKEIIVNVYKHELRENPALILSAVEKRVADKVGVSDSSVFKVIREYKTTHTLVAPKKCTTRKGKLESVDDFDKVAIRRVVHQFFFRNEIPTIDRVLQQVNDDPNLPDFKRTTFYKLLKKLQFKFEKRGRNSMLTDRDDLVIWRREFLRQIKDHRNGNRKGKRLIICHIGSEDGFVADALWSFESKKSGDYHEEMDGKGFESWFEKTLPKLEANSVIVMDNASYHSRKSEKIPTTSSRKADIQEWLHLKSIPFDDSLLKVQLLALVNQHKKQYDKYIIDEMAKSQNKIVLRLPPYHCELNPIELIWADIKNYVAAKNTTFKFADMKNLYDEALSTITPQKWKKCVQHVTQKVEPKMWELDNLVEARVDSIIINPDDDSTSSFSE; encoded by the exons atgtcgGACACGGATTCTGCCGATGAACTCGCAAACACACCTTTAACTCTCCCCAAAAAGAGATCTAAAAAAGGCCATTTAAGCGTAGACGttaaagaaataattgtaaacgTGTATAAGCACGAGTTACGAGAAAATCCTGCATTAATATTGTCCGCTGTTGAGAAAAGAGTAGCCGATAAAGTTGGAGTATCGGATAGTTCTGTGTTTAAAGTTATTAGAGAATATAAAACTACACACACATTAGTTGCACCAAAAAAATGTACCACTCGTAAAGGCAAACTCGAATCTGTAGATGATTTTGACAAGGTAGCGATAAGAAGAGTAGTGCATCAAttcttttttagaaatgaaattccCACGATAGATAGAGTTCTACAACAGGTCAACGACGACCCCAATCTACCTGATTTCAAACGTACTACTTTTTACAAGcttttgaaaaaacttcaattcaaatttgaaaaacgtgGCCGGAACAGTATGCTTACAGACAGAGATGACCTTGTAATCTGGAGAAGGGAATTTTTAAGGCAGATAAAAGATCATAGGAATGgcaatc gtaaAGGAAAGCGACTGATTATTTGTCACATAGGCAGCGAAGACGGATTTGTTGCTGACGCTCTATGGAGTTTTGAATCAAAGAAAAGTGGagattaccatgaggaaatggatGGAAAAGGTTTTGAGAGTTGGTTTGAAAAAACGTTACCCAAATTGGAAGCAAATTCTGtgattgtaatggacaatgcgtcGTATCATTCCAGAAAATCTGAAAAGATCCCCACCACATCTTCTAGAAAAGCGGATATCCAAGAATGGCTACATCTAAAAAGCATCCCCTTTGACGACTCACTTCTCAAAGTGCAACTTTTAGCACTTGTTAATCAACATAAAAAACAGTATGATAAATACATCATCGACGAAATGgcgaaaagtcaaaataaaattgttttaagatTGCCACCATATCACTGTGAGTTGAATCCCATAGAACTGATATGGGCagatataaaaaattatgtagcagctaaaaatacaacttttaagtTTGCCGACATGAAAAATTTATATGATGAAGCTCTATCCACCATAACTCCGCAAAAATGGAAAAAATGTGTACAGCATGTTACCCAAAAGGTGGAACCAAAAATGTGGGAGTTAGATAATTTAGTAGAAGCCAGAGTAGATTCAATTATAATAAACCCTGACGATGATAGTACATCAAgtttctcagaataa